From the Kogia breviceps isolate mKogBre1 chromosome 10, mKogBre1 haplotype 1, whole genome shotgun sequence genome, the window atcctctctctctctctctctctctccccgccagGTCTCCGGGCTGCTGAGGAGGCGCTTCCACCGGACCGCGCCGGCTGCACTGCAGGTAACTTGGCCTGGACGCTAGCCGGGCCGGCGAGGCCCCTCCCCCCGGCGCGGAGGCTGGGGCCGCATGTCACCCGCGCGAGGCTCAGGGGGATCAGATGTCCGATCTGAGGGAACTAGACTTGACGCTTCTTCCCTCACCCtcccctttaaaaatttttattgtggtaaaatatacataacaaaatttaccctTTTCAACTGTATATGCCGTGGGACTAAGTACATTCACCACGTTGTCCATTCACCACCAGAACTTTATCATCATCCGAAACAGCAACTGTACCCATTGAACAATAACTCTCCATCTCCCATTAGCCCGTGGTAACCTCTATTGTACGTTCAGTGCCTATTAATTTATTCTAGGGAcctcctataaatggaatcatacagcatttgtccatttatgtctggcttatttcacttagcatgttttcaaggttcatccatgttgtagcatgtgtcagaatttcattcctttttaaggctgaatgatattccgtTGTaggcatataccacattttgcatatccattcatctttgatggatatttgggttgcttccacctgtTGGATTTGtgaatgaataatgctgctgtgaacattggtgtgcgattatctgagtccctgcttttcagttcttttgggtctatatctagaagtggaattgttggattgtatggtaattctgtgttcaACGTTTTGAGGAATtgccctctcttccccttttTGTTACTGGAGTATTCTACCAACCTGTGTAGTAAAATAACTCCTACATCCTGAAGGCAAAGTGTTtggcagtgcctggcacctagtgaCCACTCAATATGTAGTATTATTTAGGCTTCCTTGACTGGTCTCTGCCCCACAGTATACCAGATGTGGAAATAAAATTACCTAGTACACTCTTCTACTTAGGAAGCCACCTATGAGCTGGTCTGGCCAGCAAGCAGATTTCTTAAGCTTAGGTGCATATCAATAAAGTGTTCAGTGTACTTCTTATTTACACATCCAATCAAAGATTGGTTATGAGTGATACAAATgttactttttgaattttttgtaCTTTTGAAGAGAAGCCTGTTCTAGTGATAGTTTTTACATTGTGTGCTGTGGGCAGCCTAGGTCGAGAGAGAGAATCTCAATAGTATCCTAAGTAATGCTGTAGCTTATTGACTGCTTTCCCATACCTGTGACAGGTGACAGTTCGTGAGGCTATAAATCAAGGTATGGATGAGGAGCTGGAAAGAGATGAGAAGGTATTTCTACTTGGGGAAGAAGTTGCCCAATATGATGGGGCATATAAGGTAATCAAGATACATGAAAGCTATACAGAATTGAGGTGGCCATTTGCCCCCAGTACAATTAAAAGTAATGGGGTCATTGCTTAATTGTAGGTTAGTCGAGGCCTGTGGAAGAAATATGGAGATAAGAGGATCATAGACACTCCCATATCTGAGGTAAGCCTTCCATCAGGAAGCAGACCTTTGAGGGGCATGTCTATTAAAGTGTACTGTTCTAATTTTTGTGGATTTTTACTTATGTTTGTGTTTTACGTTCTAGATGGGCTTTGCTGGAATTGCTGTAGGTGCAGCTATGGTATGTAGTCCTCTTTATGAATCTTATCCAAAGCGATTACTTTCAACATGACCATTTAAAAACATTGCTTGAATGTTGGGGGAGCGAAGTGGTGTTTGCCACTCTAAATTGctgtttctagtctttttttttttttttttttttttttttttttttgtgatacgcgggcctctcactgctgtggcctctcccgttgcggagcacaggctccggacgcgcaggctcagcggccatggctcacgggcccagccactccgcggcatgtgggatcttcccagaccggggcacgaacccgtgtcccctgcatcggcaggcggattctcaaccactgcgccaccagggaagccctgtttctagtcTTTTTAACATCTATGTTTTTGATTTGACAGGCTGGGTTGCGGCCCATTTGTGAATTTATGACCTTCAACTTCTCTATGCAAGCCATCGACCAGGTTATAAACTCAGCTGCCAAGACCTACTACATGTCAGGGGGCTTACAGCCTGTGCCCATAGTCTTCAGGGGGCCCAATGGCGCCTCAGCGGGTGTAGCTGCCCAACACTCACAGTGCTTTGCTGCCTGGTATGGGCACTGCCCAGGCTTAAAGGTGGTCAGCCCCTGGAGTTCAGAGGATGCAAAAGGACTTATTAAATCAGCCATTCGGGATAACAATCCAGGTCAGTAGCGTGATGTGTTGTgggtctctttaaaaaaaaaaaaaaaaaaaaaaaaaaaatatttatttatttatggctgtgttgggtcttcgtttctgtgcgcaggctttctctagttgcggcgagcggggtctact encodes:
- the PDHB gene encoding pyruvate dehydrogenase E1 component subunit beta, mitochondrial isoform X2; this translates as MAVVAGLTRRPLEQVSGLLRRRFHRTAPAALQVTVREAINQGMDEELERDEKVFLLGEEVAQYDGAYKVSRGLWKKYGDKRIIDTPISEMGFAGIAVGAAMAGLRPICEFMTFNFSMQAIDQVINSAAKTYYMSGGLQPVPIVFRGPNGASAGVAAQHSQCFAAWYGHCPGLKVVSPWSSEDAKGLIKSAIRDNNPGTHVTIVSHSRPVSHCLEAATVLSKEGIECEVINMRTIRPMDIETIEASVMKTNHLVTVEGGWPQFGVGAEICARIMEGPAFNFLDAPVVRVTGADVPMPYAKVLEDNSIPQVKDIIFAIKKTLNI
- the PDHB gene encoding pyruvate dehydrogenase E1 component subunit beta, mitochondrial isoform X1, whose protein sequence is MAVVAGLTRRPLEQVSGLLRRRFHRTAPAALQVTVREAINQGMDEELERDEKVFLLGEEVAQYDGAYKVSRGLWKKYGDKRIIDTPISEMGFAGIAVGAAMAGLRPICEFMTFNFSMQAIDQVINSAAKTYYMSGGLQPVPIVFRGPNGASAGVAAQHSQCFAAWYGHCPGLKVVSPWSSEDAKGLIKSAIRDNNPVVVLENELMYGVPFELPPEAQSKDFLIPIGKAKIERQGTHVTIVSHSRPVSHCLEAATVLSKEGIECEVINMRTIRPMDIETIEASVMKTNHLVTVEGGWPQFGVGAEICARIMEGPAFNFLDAPVVRVTGADVPMPYAKVLEDNSIPQVKDIIFAIKKTLNI